A genomic segment from Glycine soja cultivar W05 chromosome 20, ASM419377v2, whole genome shotgun sequence encodes:
- the LOC114401879 gene encoding protein MAIN-LIKE 1-like, with protein sequence MEAPADAEDIVPDIPSDTGAEALEDEHQGFPGGPSDPSDRPELKLSSHGRKVHSLGRPIPAIEGLIAGTGLSPLIACLVDTGDRGLFSAFVEWWHQETSSFHLPVGELTIMLDDVSSLLHLPVIGDLHAFQPLHVDDAIQMLVDLLMVSTESARAETTQCRGPYVRLQWSATNVHVVYMEALRDLSMIERYAWGVAALVHMYDQLNDASMSHSRQLGGCITLLQCWIYEHFPSVAKSTADQDYDEASPRACRWIATKKTVKSIRTSAYRERLDRLWILDVCWIPYGEHREVRDFHVRSCYSGLLRWGAVAIYYRPERVVRQFGYTQTIPAPPVDSWVSYDDIHDRWMHHEDHIVPASEVCVVPGACSNDYMDWFFRISHPLMTPGHASNPLPHGHAPQP encoded by the exons ATGGAGGCACCAGCTGATGCAGAGGACATTGTGCCCGACATTCCTTCGGACACAGGCGCAGAGGCTCTTGAGGATGAGCATCAGGGATTTCCGGGTGGTCCGAGCGACCCATCC GATCGTCCTGAATTGAAGCTATCCTCTCATGGGAGGAAGGTCCACAGTTTAGGTAGGCCTATCCCTGCCATTGAGGGACTTATTGCTGGTACAGGACTAAGTCCTCTTATCGCGTGTTTGGTAGACACCGGCGATCGGGGACTTTTTTCCGCGTTTGTGGAGTGGTGGCACCAGGAGACGTCTAGTTTTCATCTCCCGGTGGGAGAGCTCACCATCATGCTGGATGACGTCTCCTCGCTTCTCCATCTGCCCGTGATTGGAGACTTACACGCCTTTCAGCCCTTGCACGTGGACGATGCAATTCAAATGCTGGTCGACTTATTGATGGTCTCTACAGAGTCTGCCAGGGCTGAGACAACCCAGTGTCGTGGACCGTACGTACGCCTGCAATGG agtgcaaccaatGTGCATGTTGTCTACATGGAGGCCCTTCGTGACCTCAGTATGATAGAGAGGTACGCCTGGGGAGTGGCTGCTCTGGTTCATATGTACGACCAGCTGAACGATGCATCTATGAGCCACAGTCGACAGCTTGGCGGTTGCATCACACTGCTGCAg TGTTGGATTTATGAGCACTTTCCCTCGGTCGCGAAGTCCACCGCTGATCAGGACTACGACGAGGCTTCCCCGCGTGCGTGCAGGTGGATTGCGACGAAGAAGACCGTGAAGAGCATTCGCACGTCGGCGTATAGGGAGCGCCTGGACCGACTCTGGATTCTGGATGTCTGTTGGATCCCTTATGGGGAGCATCGGGAGGTCCGGGACTTCCACGTCAGATCATGCTATTCCGGTCTCTTGCGCTGGGGGGCTGTTGCTATTTATTACCGACCGGAGAGGGTCGTGCGGCAGTTTGGCTATACGCAGACCATTCCTGCTCCTCCTGTCGATTCATGGGTCTCGTATGATGATATACACGACAGGTGGATGCACCACGAGGATCATATCGTTCCAGCAAGTGAGGTGTGCGTTGTGCCAGGGGCGTGTTCCAATGACTACATGGACTGGTTCTTCCGCATCTCCCATCCTCTCATGACACCAGGCCACGCATCAAATCCTCTGCCTCATGGTCACGCCCCGCAGCCCTGA